One genomic window of Glycine soja cultivar W05 chromosome 9, ASM419377v2, whole genome shotgun sequence includes the following:
- the LOC114368804 gene encoding uncharacterized protein LOC114368804 has translation MLGTALQFGCVRGDDRFYIPVKARKNQNQRKPVQREKGVGETERTDSVSKRELVASENGNSNESSYSLKKPSSCPSVEPASNIDRFLESTTPLVTAQYLAKTTMRGWKTCDVEYQSYFALDDLWESFKEWSAYGAGVPLVLDQRQSVVQYYVPYLSAIQLYGQSDKKSNAKPRYTSEDSDGDYCRDSSSDGSSDSEFGKRTELFTAQRNSHYHTGDASFQMSRLSVHDHNTMQEGFSSDDSETGNPKDLLFEYFDHDPPYSREPLSDKILDLARDYPSLKSLRSCDLLPASWMCVAWYPIYRIPTGPTLKDLDACFLTYHTLHTPLTGNGGTQAPILVYPNDIDGGVPKISLPTFAMASYKLKGSIWTQNGVSESQVVNSLLQAADNWLRLLQVNHPDYQFFVSHGTYNR, from the exons ATGTTGGGGACTGCTCTGCAATTTGGTTGTGTTCGTGGTGATGATCGGTTTTACATTCCGGTGAAGGCAAGGAAGAACCAGAACCAGCGTAAACCGGTTCAGAGAGAGAAGGGTGTTGGTGAAACTGAGAGAACTGATTCAGTTTCAAAGAGGGAACTTGTTGCTTCTGAGAATGGGAATTCCAATGAGTCTTCATACTCGTTGAAGAAACCATCTTCTTGCCCTTCTGTAGAGCCTGCTAGTAACATTGATAGGTTTCTGGAATCCACAACTCCTTTAGTCACAGCTCAATATTTGGCCAAG ACAACAATGAGAGGTTGGAAGACTTGTGATGTGGAGTATCAATCTTACTTTGCTCTTGATGATCTCTGGGAATCGTTTAAGGAGTGGAGTGCGTATGGAGCAGGAGTCCCTTTGGTACTTGATCAAAGACAATCTGTTGTGCAATATTATGTTCCGTATTTGTCGGCTATTCAACTATATGGTCAATCAGATAAGAAGTCAAATGCTAAGCCAAG GTACACCAGTGAAGATAGTGACGGTGATTACTGCCGAGATTCAAGCAGCGATGGAAGCAGTGACAGTGAATTTGGAAAAAGGACTGAACTTTTTACAGCACAAAGAAATAGTCACTATCATACAGGTGATGCTTCGTTTCAAATGAGCAGGCTATCTGTACATGATCACAATACAATGCAAGAGGGATTTTCTAGTGACGATAGTGAAACTGGGAATCCTAAAGATCTTCTTTTTGAGTATTTTGATCATGATCCTCCTTATAGCCGTGAACCTTTGTCTGACAAG ATACTTGATCTTGCACGCGACTATCCTAGCCTCAAGTCTCTAAGAAGTTGTGATTTATTACCGGCCAGTTGGATGTGTGTAGCATG GTATCCTATATATCGAATACCCACCGGTCCAACATTAAAAGATTTAGATGCCTGCTTTCTTACATACCATACACTCCATACACCCTTGACAG GAAATGGAGGTACTCAGGCCCCAATTTTGGTTTATCCAAATGACATTGATGGCGGTGTGCCAAAGATTTCCTTACCAACTTTTGCAATGGCTTCCTATAAGTTAAAGGGATCTATTTGGACACAAAATGGAGTTAGTGAGAGTCAAGTAGTAAATTCTCTCTTGCAGGCTGCAGATAACTGGTTAAGGCTGCTTCAGGTGAATCACCCTGATTATCAGTTCTTCGTATCGCATGGCACATACAACAGGTGA
- the LOC114368805 gene encoding wall-associated receptor kinase 2-like isoform X1: MRLRRDIFVCCFTSTSSDTMQKEKHSKLKWRIFPYKELRKATNNFDRFHFIGKRGGKTGLITQYHGKLEDGREITIQRFNGDQRYLLQQFINETIILNYLPHKNIVSIYGCASHHEESLLVTEYLSNGNLAAHLHSEKDEKITLPWLKRLDIAFDIANALNHLHNYGIIHRNVKSSNIFLDANFCAKVGNLLLSQKLPDGVPVHATHVTGDRAGSSGYMDPEYLTKGQLSVKNDVYSFGVVLCELLSSTLAKDWFLNEEDNIATVLSKKMENQALVELLDRRLGFDSNLKIKQVMTATAELAFMCMKCPQELRPNTEQVLEILNGIKPGRIETGSYSTKDISALKIFHNAELEEATNNFDNFLGKGGYGSVYYGKLKDGREVAVKCFHEENETEETIKQFMKETDILGLLHHQNLVSLYGRTSRNCDKPMLVYEYISNGTLTKHLHESSHGKLPWHTRLNIAIETAAALVFLHDSAIIHRDVKGSNILLDENFTVKVADFGFSRSLPDHATHVSTIPVGTRAYIDPDYYESGRVSDKSDVYSFGVVLFELISSIRPSSLEGTDDDTLAQYAKRKILNNQLNEVVDPSFRFGSDKNIMEMITAVAELAFQCVQCPKEFRPSMKQLLQTLQGIREGTWGFNQIT, translated from the exons ATGAGATTGAGGCGTGATATCTTTGTGTGCTGTTTCACTAGCACATCTTCAGACACAATGCAAAAGGAAAAGCACAGTAAGTTGAAGTGGCGAATCTTTCCCTACAAGGAACTTAGAAAAGCCACAAATAATTTTGATCGATTTCATTTCATTGGAAAGAGAGGTGGAAAGACAGGCCTTATCACTCAATATCACG GAAAACTTGAGGATGGACGTGAGATTACAATTCAGCGCTTTAACGGAGACCAGCGCTACTTATTACAACAGTTTATCAATGAAACTATTATCCTAAATTACTTGCCTCACAAAAATATTGTGTCAATTTACGGGTGTGCTTCTCATCATGAGGAATCTCTGCTAGTGACAGAATACCTATCCAATGGCAATCTTGCTGCTCATCTTCATAGTGAAAAGGACGAAAAGATTACACTACCTTGGCTTAAACGATTGGATATAGCATTTGATATTGCAAATGCATTGAACCATCTTCACAATTATGGCATCATCCACCGCAATGTGAAGTCCAGTAATATTTTCCTAGATGCGAACTTTTGTGCAAAAGTTGGTAACCTTCTTTTGTCGCAGAAACTTCCAGATGGAGTTCCGGTGCATGCGACCCATGTTACTGGTGATAGGGCAGGGTCAAGTGGTTATATGGACCCAGAGTATTTGACAAAAGGCCAACTTAGCGTAAAAAATGATGTTTATAGCTTTGGGGTGGTTTTGTGTGAGCTTCTATCATCGACGCTGGCAAAAGACTGGTTTCTGAATGAAGAGGATAATATTGCTACCGTTTTAAGcaaaaaaatggaaaaccaAGCTTTGGTGGAGCTGTTGGATCGAAGACTTGGCTTCGACTCAAACCTTAAGATCAAGCAGGTAATGACTGCTACAGCTGAGCTTGCATTTATGTGCATGAAATGTCCACAAGAATTAAGGCCAAACACGGAACAGGTGCTAGAGATTCTCAATGGCATAAAGCCAGGGAGAATTGAAACAGGCTCTTACTCAACAAAAG ATATCTCAGCTTTGAAAATCTTCCACAATGCTGAACTTGAAGAAGCTACTAACAATTTTGACAATTTCCTTGGAAAGGGAGGGTATGGAAGCGTGTACTATG GGAAACTTAAAGATGGGCGAGAGGTTGCAGTAAAATGTTTCCATGAAGAGAACGAGACAGAAGAGACCATTAAGCAATTCATGAAAGAAACTGACATCTTAGGTCTCTTGCACCATCAAAATCTGGTTTCACTTTATGGCCGCACTTCTCGCAATTGCGACAAACCCATGCTAGTTTACGAGTACATCTCCAATGGCACTCTTACTAAACATCTTCATGAATCTTCCCATGGTAAACTACCATGGCATACTAGATTGAATATTGCCATTGAAACTGCAGCTGCCTTGGTATTTCTTCATGACTCAGCTATCATCCACCGTGACGTAAAAGGGAGTAACATTCTGTTGGATGAAAATTTTACTGTCAAAGTTGCAGATTTTGGATTCTCACGGTCTCTTCCAGATCATGCTACTCATGTTTCAACTATTCCAGTAGGAACACGTGCTTACATAGATCCTGACTACTATGAATCTGGAAGAGTTAGTGACAAAAGTGATGTCTATAGTTTTGGGGTGGTCTTGTTCGAACTCATATCATCCATTCGCCCAAGTTCATTGGAAGGCACAGATGATGATACTCTCGCACAGTATGCAAAGAGAAAAATCTTAAACAATCAATTAAACGAGGTAGTGGATCCAAGTTTTCGGTTTGGTTCTGATAAAAACATAATGGAAATGATAACAGCAGTAGCAGAGTTAGCATTTCAGTGTGTGCAGTGTCCCAAGGAATTCAGGCCATCCATGAAACAGCTGCTACAGACCCTTCAGGGCATTAGGGAAGGAACATGGGGATTCAACCAGATAACATAG
- the LOC114368805 gene encoding LEAF RUST 10 DISEASE-RESISTANCE LOCUS RECEPTOR-LIKE PROTEIN KINASE-like 1.3 isoform X3: protein MRLRRDIFVCCFTSTSSDTMQKEKHRKLEDGREITIQRFNGDQRYLLQQFINETIILNYLPHKNIVSIYGCASHHEESLLVTEYLSNGNLAAHLHSEKDEKITLPWLKRLDIAFDIANALNHLHNYGIIHRNVKSSNIFLDANFCAKVGNLLLSQKLPDGVPVHATHVTGDRAGSSGYMDPEYLTKGQLSVKNDVYSFGVVLCELLSSTLAKDWFLNEEDNIATVLSKKMENQALVELLDRRLGFDSNLKIKQVMTATAELAFMCMKCPQELRPNTEQVLEILNGIKPGRIETGSYSTKDISALKIFHNAELEEATNNFDNFLGKGGYGSVYYGKLKDGREVAVKCFHEENETEETIKQFMKETDILGLLHHQNLVSLYGRTSRNCDKPMLVYEYISNGTLTKHLHESSHGKLPWHTRLNIAIETAAALVFLHDSAIIHRDVKGSNILLDENFTVKVADFGFSRSLPDHATHVSTIPVGTRAYIDPDYYESGRVSDKSDVYSFGVVLFELISSIRPSSLEGTDDDTLAQYAKRKILNNQLNEVVDPSFRFGSDKNIMEMITAVAELAFQCVQCPKEFRPSMKQLLQTLQGIREGTWGFNQIT, encoded by the exons ATGAGATTGAGGCGTGATATCTTTGTGTGCTGTTTCACTAGCACATCTTCAGACACAATGCAAAAGGAAAAGCACA GAAAACTTGAGGATGGACGTGAGATTACAATTCAGCGCTTTAACGGAGACCAGCGCTACTTATTACAACAGTTTATCAATGAAACTATTATCCTAAATTACTTGCCTCACAAAAATATTGTGTCAATTTACGGGTGTGCTTCTCATCATGAGGAATCTCTGCTAGTGACAGAATACCTATCCAATGGCAATCTTGCTGCTCATCTTCATAGTGAAAAGGACGAAAAGATTACACTACCTTGGCTTAAACGATTGGATATAGCATTTGATATTGCAAATGCATTGAACCATCTTCACAATTATGGCATCATCCACCGCAATGTGAAGTCCAGTAATATTTTCCTAGATGCGAACTTTTGTGCAAAAGTTGGTAACCTTCTTTTGTCGCAGAAACTTCCAGATGGAGTTCCGGTGCATGCGACCCATGTTACTGGTGATAGGGCAGGGTCAAGTGGTTATATGGACCCAGAGTATTTGACAAAAGGCCAACTTAGCGTAAAAAATGATGTTTATAGCTTTGGGGTGGTTTTGTGTGAGCTTCTATCATCGACGCTGGCAAAAGACTGGTTTCTGAATGAAGAGGATAATATTGCTACCGTTTTAAGcaaaaaaatggaaaaccaAGCTTTGGTGGAGCTGTTGGATCGAAGACTTGGCTTCGACTCAAACCTTAAGATCAAGCAGGTAATGACTGCTACAGCTGAGCTTGCATTTATGTGCATGAAATGTCCACAAGAATTAAGGCCAAACACGGAACAGGTGCTAGAGATTCTCAATGGCATAAAGCCAGGGAGAATTGAAACAGGCTCTTACTCAACAAAAG ATATCTCAGCTTTGAAAATCTTCCACAATGCTGAACTTGAAGAAGCTACTAACAATTTTGACAATTTCCTTGGAAAGGGAGGGTATGGAAGCGTGTACTATG GGAAACTTAAAGATGGGCGAGAGGTTGCAGTAAAATGTTTCCATGAAGAGAACGAGACAGAAGAGACCATTAAGCAATTCATGAAAGAAACTGACATCTTAGGTCTCTTGCACCATCAAAATCTGGTTTCACTTTATGGCCGCACTTCTCGCAATTGCGACAAACCCATGCTAGTTTACGAGTACATCTCCAATGGCACTCTTACTAAACATCTTCATGAATCTTCCCATGGTAAACTACCATGGCATACTAGATTGAATATTGCCATTGAAACTGCAGCTGCCTTGGTATTTCTTCATGACTCAGCTATCATCCACCGTGACGTAAAAGGGAGTAACATTCTGTTGGATGAAAATTTTACTGTCAAAGTTGCAGATTTTGGATTCTCACGGTCTCTTCCAGATCATGCTACTCATGTTTCAACTATTCCAGTAGGAACACGTGCTTACATAGATCCTGACTACTATGAATCTGGAAGAGTTAGTGACAAAAGTGATGTCTATAGTTTTGGGGTGGTCTTGTTCGAACTCATATCATCCATTCGCCCAAGTTCATTGGAAGGCACAGATGATGATACTCTCGCACAGTATGCAAAGAGAAAAATCTTAAACAATCAATTAAACGAGGTAGTGGATCCAAGTTTTCGGTTTGGTTCTGATAAAAACATAATGGAAATGATAACAGCAGTAGCAGAGTTAGCATTTCAGTGTGTGCAGTGTCCCAAGGAATTCAGGCCATCCATGAAACAGCTGCTACAGACCCTTCAGGGCATTAGGGAAGGAACATGGGGATTCAACCAGATAACATAG
- the LOC114368478 gene encoding LEAF RUST 10 DISEASE-RESISTANCE LOCUS RECEPTOR-LIKE PROTEIN KINASE-like 1.4, with protein MLQQFINETVILNYLPHKNIVSIYGCASHHKESLLVHEYLSNGNLSAHLQSEIAENSTQPWLTRLDIAIDIANALDYLHYYGIIHRNVKSSNILLDVNFCAKLANLHLSQKLPDGVPVYATHVTGDIIGTCGYMDSELAYGRLSVKNGVYSFGVVLCELLSLTLAKCWVLNEEDNLATLLSRKIENQALVELLDPRLGFDTNLKIKWMMTAITELALLCMKCPQELRPNMEQVLETLDGIKQGRHETNSIKGIIK; from the coding sequence ATGTTGCAACAGTTTATCAATGAAACTGTTATCCTAAACTACTTGCCTCACAAAAATATCGTGTCAATTTATGGGTGTGCTTCTCATCACAAGGAATCACTACTGGTGCATGAATACCTATCCAATGGAAATCTTTCTGCTCATCTTCAAAGTGAAATAGCCGAAAACAGCACACAACCTTGGTTGACCAGATTAGATATAGCCATTGATATTGCAAATGCATTGGACTATCTTCACTATTATGGCATCATCCACCGTAATGTGAAGTCCAGCAATATTCTCCTAGATGTGAACTTTTGTGCTAAACTTGCTAACCTTCATTTATCTCAGAAACTTCCAGATGGAGTTCCTGTCTATGCCACCCATGTTACTGGTGATATAATTGGGACATGTGGTTATATGGACTCAGAGTTGGCATATGGCCGGCTTAGTGTTAAAAATGGTGTTTATAGCTTTGGGGTGGTATTGTGTGAGCTTCTATCATTGACGCTGGCAAAATGCTGGGTTCTGAATGAAGAGGATAATCTTGCTACCCTTTTAAGcagaaaaattgaaaaccaaGCTTTGGTGGAGTTGTTGGATCCAAGACTTGGCTTCGATACAAACCTTAAGATCAAGTGGATGATGACTGCTATAACTGAGCTTGCACTTCTATGCATGAAATGCCCACAAGAACTAAGGCCTAATATGGAACAGGTGCTAGAGACACTCGATGGCATAAAGCAAGGAAGACATGAAACAAACTCAATAAAAGGTATAATAAAATGA
- the LOC114368805 gene encoding LEAF RUST 10 DISEASE-RESISTANCE LOCUS RECEPTOR-LIKE PROTEIN KINASE-like 1.5 isoform X2, with product MRLRRDIFVCCFTSTSSDTMQKEKHSKLKWRIFPYKELRKATNNFDRFHFIGKRGGKTGLITQYHGKLEDGREITIQRFNGDQRYLLQQFINETIILNYLPHKNIVSIYGCASHHEESLLVTEYLSNGNLAAHLHSEKDEKITLPWLKRLDIAFDIANALNHLHNYGIIHRNVKSSNIFLDANFCAKVGNLLLSQKLPDGVPVHATHVTGDRAGSSGYMDPEYLTKGQLSVKNDVYSFGVVLCELLSSTLAKDWFLNEEDNIATVLSKKMENQALVELLDRRLGFDSNLKIKQVMTATAELAFMCMKCPQELRPNTEQVLEILNGIKPGRIETGSYSTKALKIFHNAELEEATNNFDNFLGKGGYGSVYYGKLKDGREVAVKCFHEENETEETIKQFMKETDILGLLHHQNLVSLYGRTSRNCDKPMLVYEYISNGTLTKHLHESSHGKLPWHTRLNIAIETAAALVFLHDSAIIHRDVKGSNILLDENFTVKVADFGFSRSLPDHATHVSTIPVGTRAYIDPDYYESGRVSDKSDVYSFGVVLFELISSIRPSSLEGTDDDTLAQYAKRKILNNQLNEVVDPSFRFGSDKNIMEMITAVAELAFQCVQCPKEFRPSMKQLLQTLQGIREGTWGFNQIT from the exons ATGAGATTGAGGCGTGATATCTTTGTGTGCTGTTTCACTAGCACATCTTCAGACACAATGCAAAAGGAAAAGCACAGTAAGTTGAAGTGGCGAATCTTTCCCTACAAGGAACTTAGAAAAGCCACAAATAATTTTGATCGATTTCATTTCATTGGAAAGAGAGGTGGAAAGACAGGCCTTATCACTCAATATCACG GAAAACTTGAGGATGGACGTGAGATTACAATTCAGCGCTTTAACGGAGACCAGCGCTACTTATTACAACAGTTTATCAATGAAACTATTATCCTAAATTACTTGCCTCACAAAAATATTGTGTCAATTTACGGGTGTGCTTCTCATCATGAGGAATCTCTGCTAGTGACAGAATACCTATCCAATGGCAATCTTGCTGCTCATCTTCATAGTGAAAAGGACGAAAAGATTACACTACCTTGGCTTAAACGATTGGATATAGCATTTGATATTGCAAATGCATTGAACCATCTTCACAATTATGGCATCATCCACCGCAATGTGAAGTCCAGTAATATTTTCCTAGATGCGAACTTTTGTGCAAAAGTTGGTAACCTTCTTTTGTCGCAGAAACTTCCAGATGGAGTTCCGGTGCATGCGACCCATGTTACTGGTGATAGGGCAGGGTCAAGTGGTTATATGGACCCAGAGTATTTGACAAAAGGCCAACTTAGCGTAAAAAATGATGTTTATAGCTTTGGGGTGGTTTTGTGTGAGCTTCTATCATCGACGCTGGCAAAAGACTGGTTTCTGAATGAAGAGGATAATATTGCTACCGTTTTAAGcaaaaaaatggaaaaccaAGCTTTGGTGGAGCTGTTGGATCGAAGACTTGGCTTCGACTCAAACCTTAAGATCAAGCAGGTAATGACTGCTACAGCTGAGCTTGCATTTATGTGCATGAAATGTCCACAAGAATTAAGGCCAAACACGGAACAGGTGCTAGAGATTCTCAATGGCATAAAGCCAGGGAGAATTGAAACAGGCTCTTACTCAACAAAAG CTTTGAAAATCTTCCACAATGCTGAACTTGAAGAAGCTACTAACAATTTTGACAATTTCCTTGGAAAGGGAGGGTATGGAAGCGTGTACTATG GGAAACTTAAAGATGGGCGAGAGGTTGCAGTAAAATGTTTCCATGAAGAGAACGAGACAGAAGAGACCATTAAGCAATTCATGAAAGAAACTGACATCTTAGGTCTCTTGCACCATCAAAATCTGGTTTCACTTTATGGCCGCACTTCTCGCAATTGCGACAAACCCATGCTAGTTTACGAGTACATCTCCAATGGCACTCTTACTAAACATCTTCATGAATCTTCCCATGGTAAACTACCATGGCATACTAGATTGAATATTGCCATTGAAACTGCAGCTGCCTTGGTATTTCTTCATGACTCAGCTATCATCCACCGTGACGTAAAAGGGAGTAACATTCTGTTGGATGAAAATTTTACTGTCAAAGTTGCAGATTTTGGATTCTCACGGTCTCTTCCAGATCATGCTACTCATGTTTCAACTATTCCAGTAGGAACACGTGCTTACATAGATCCTGACTACTATGAATCTGGAAGAGTTAGTGACAAAAGTGATGTCTATAGTTTTGGGGTGGTCTTGTTCGAACTCATATCATCCATTCGCCCAAGTTCATTGGAAGGCACAGATGATGATACTCTCGCACAGTATGCAAAGAGAAAAATCTTAAACAATCAATTAAACGAGGTAGTGGATCCAAGTTTTCGGTTTGGTTCTGATAAAAACATAATGGAAATGATAACAGCAGTAGCAGAGTTAGCATTTCAGTGTGTGCAGTGTCCCAAGGAATTCAGGCCATCCATGAAACAGCTGCTACAGACCCTTCAGGGCATTAGGGAAGGAACATGGGGATTCAACCAGATAACATAG